The following are from one region of the Papaver somniferum cultivar HN1 unplaced genomic scaffold, ASM357369v1 unplaced-scaffold_132, whole genome shotgun sequence genome:
- the LOC113333071 gene encoding mannan endo-1,4-beta-mannosidase 4-like, translated as MIMFKMKNLFNNSNSSGSRLSLILALLVLAISLYHQVGESCEQNSSLSSSLSSFNLNDEKGRGGFVRTRGTRFVMNGKPLYLNGFNAYWLMYMASEPSSDKGKVTTTLEEASRLRMNVVRTWAFSDGTSYKPLQSSPGFYNEEMFKGLDFVISEAKRNGIYLILSLSNNYENYGGKKQYVQWARDQGQYLQSDDDFYTNPLTKAFYKNNIKKVLTRINSITGVAYKDDPTIFAWELMNEPRCQSDLSGKTIQDWITEMARHVKSIDSNHLLEIGMEGYYGESVPDRKQYNPGYQVGTDFISNNQIPEVDFTTIHLYPDQWLPGSSDQAQLDFVDKWVQAHIQDSNSAAIGKPLLLAEFGKSSRTSGYNVGQRDAYFARLYNTIYACARSGGPCGGGAFWQLMAQGMDSFKDGYEVILAECPSTAALISQQSRKLSTIS; from the exons ATGATCATGTTTAAGATGAAGAACTTGTTTAACAATAGCAACAGTAGTGGTTCTCGGTTGAGCTTAATCTTGGCTCTTCTTGTATTAGCAATATCATTGTACCATCAAGTAGGAGAATCATGCGAGCAGAACTCATCTCTGTCATCGTCATTGTCATCATTTAACCTTAACGACGAAAAAGGGAGAGGTGGTTTTGTTAGAACAAGGGGAACCCGTTTTGTGATGAATGGTAAACCACTGTACCTAAATGGTTTCAATGCCTATTGGTTAATGTACATGGCATCTGAGCCATCATCAGATAAAGGGAAAGTGACAACCACGCTTGAGGAAGCCTCAAGGTTAAGAATGAACGTAGTCAGAACTTGGGCTTTCAGTGATGGTACTTCTTACAAGCCTTTACAGTCTTCTCCTGGTTTCTATAATGAGGAGATGTTCAAG GGTTTGGATTTCGTGATCTCTGAAGCTAAAAGAAATGGAATATATTTGATACTGAGCTTATCAAACAACTATGAGAATTATGGTGGCAAAAAGCAGTATGTTCAGTGGGCAAGAGACCAAGGACAGTACTTGCAATCTGATGATGATTTTTATACTAACCCTCTGACCAAAGCCTTCTACAAGAACAATATCAAG AAAGTGCTCACGAGAATCAACTCGATTACGGGAGTGGCGTACAAAGATGATCCCACCATTTTTGCATGGGAACTCATGAATGAACCTCGCTGCCAATCCGACCTATCCGGGAAGACAATTCAG GATTGGATTACAGAGATGGCTAGACATGTGAAATCAATAGATTCAAACCACCTCCTAGAAATCGGAATGGAAGGATATTACGGCGAATCGGTTCCTGACAGGAAGCAATATAACCCTGGTTACCAAGTTGGTACGGATTTCATCTCCAACAATCAGATCCCTGAAGTAGATTTCACCACAATTCACCTCTACCCAGATCAATGGTTACCTGGCTCAAGTGACCAAGCCCAATTAGATTTCGTTGACAAGTGGGTGCAAGCTCATATTCAGGACTCCAACTCAGCTGCAATTGGGAAACCATTGTTGTTGGCTGAATTTGGAAAATCGAGCAGGACATCAGGATATAATGTTGGCCAAAGGGATGCCTACTTTGCGAGACTATACAACACCATCTATGCATGTGCTAGGAGTGGTGGCCCCTGCGGCGGTGGTGCTTTTTGGCAACTGATGGCCCAAGGCATGGATAGCTTCAAAGATGGATATGAAGTAATTTTGGCTGAATGCCCATCAACAGCTGCACTTATAAGTCAACAATCTCGTAAACTATCAACTATCTCTTGA